One window from the genome of Cervus elaphus chromosome 8, mCerEla1.1, whole genome shotgun sequence encodes:
- the PTMA gene encoding prothymosin alpha isoform X1 produces the protein MSDAAVDTSSEITTKDLKEKKEVVEEAENGREAPANGNAENEENGEQEADNEVDEEEEEGGEEEEEEEEGDGEEEDGDEDEEAEAATGKRAAEDDEDDDVDTKKQKTDEDD, from the exons ATGTCAGACGCGGCCGTGGACACCAGCTCCGAGATCACCACCAAG gacttaaaggagaagaaggaagttGTGGAGGAGGCGGAGAATGGGCGAGAGGCACCTGCAAATGGGAATGCT GAGAATGAGGAAAATGGGGAGCAGGAGGCCGACAACGAGGTAGacgaagaagaggaggaaggtggggaggaagaggaggaggaggaggaaggcgaTG GTGAGGAAGAGGATGGAGATGAAGATGAGGAGGCCGAGGCAGCTACGGGCAAACGGGCAGCTGAAGATGACGAG GATGACGATGTGGATACCAAGAAGCAGAAGACTGATGAGGATGACTAG
- the PTMA gene encoding prothymosin alpha isoform X2 yields the protein MSDAAVDTSSEITTKDLKEKKEVVEEAENGREAPANGNANEENGEQEADNEVDEEEEEGGEEEEEEEEGDGEEEDGDEDEEAEAATGKRAAEDDEDDDVDTKKQKTDEDD from the exons ATGTCAGACGCGGCCGTGGACACCAGCTCCGAGATCACCACCAAG gacttaaaggagaagaaggaagttGTGGAGGAGGCGGAGAATGGGCGAGAGGCACCTGCAAATGGGAATGCT AATGAGGAAAATGGGGAGCAGGAGGCCGACAACGAGGTAGacgaagaagaggaggaaggtggggaggaagaggaggaggaggaggaaggcgaTG GTGAGGAAGAGGATGGAGATGAAGATGAGGAGGCCGAGGCAGCTACGGGCAAACGGGCAGCTGAAGATGACGAG GATGACGATGTGGATACCAAGAAGCAGAAGACTGATGAGGATGACTAG